Proteins encoded by one window of Corythoichthys intestinalis isolate RoL2023-P3 chromosome 20, ASM3026506v1, whole genome shotgun sequence:
- the abi1a gene encoding abl interactor 1a isoform X8, whose amino-acid sequence MAELQMLLDEEIPAGKRALVESYQNLTRVADYCENNYVQAQDKRKALEETKAYTTQSLASVAYQINALANNVLQLLDIQASQLRRMESSINHISQTVDIHKEKVARREIGILTTNKNTARTHKIIAPANMERPVRYIRKPIDYAVLDDVGHGVKWMKAKQHGNNQSIRAGTLSRTNPPTQKPPSPPMSGRGTLGRNASYKTLEPVKPPTVPNDYMTSPARLGSQHGAQHSPGRTASLNQRQRTHSGSSGGSSSRENSGSSGIGIPIAVPTPSIPNSGTVSDAPTPPPPPPPDDMGMFDESPPPPPPPPVDYEEEDASVVHYNDPYADGDPQWAPKNYIEKVVAIYDYSKDKDDELSFMEGAIIYVVKKNDDGWYEGVSAGVTGLFPGNYVESIIHYAD is encoded by the exons GCTCAGGACAAGAGGAAAGCGTTGGAGGAGACCAAAGCCTACACCACGCAGTCTCTGGCTAGCGTAGCCTACCAGATCAATGCCTTAGCTAACAATGTACTTCAGCTGCTGGACATCCAGGCCTCGCAGCTGCGCCGCATGGAGTCCTCCATCAACCACATCTCGCAG ACGGTGGACATTCACAAAGAGAAAGTGGCCCGTCGGGAGATCGGCATCCTGACCACCAACAAGAACACGGCGAGAACCCACAAGATCATCGCGCCGGCTAATATGGAGCGGCCGGTGCGCTACATCAGGAAGCCCATCGACTACGCCGTGCTGGACGACGTCGGACACGGAGTTAAG TGGATGAAAGCCAAG CAACATGGAAACAATCAGTCGATCCGAGCGGGCACGCTATCGCGGACCAACCCGCCCACGCAGAAACCACCCAGTCCGCCCATGTCGGGGCGCGGCACGCTCGG ACGCAACGCCTCCTACAAAACCTTGGAGCCGGTGAAGCCCCCCACGGTGCCCAACGACTACATGACCAGCCCGGCTCGTTTGGGCAGCCAGCACGGCGCGCAGCACAGCCCCGGACGCACGGCCTCGCTCAACCAGAGGCAGCGCACGCACAG TGGCAGCAGCGGCGGCAGCAGCAGCCGAGAAAACAGCGGCAGCAGCGGCATCGGCATTCCCATCGCAGTGCCTACTCCCTCCATTCCTAACTCTGGAACAG TCTCCGACGCCCCGACTCCGCCCCCGCCTCCCCCGCCGGACGACATGGGAATGTTCGACGAGTCCCCGCCTCCGCCGCCCCCGCCCCCGGTGGACTACGAGGAGGAGGACGCCTCGGTGGTGCACTACAACGACCCCTACGCCGACGGGGACCCCCAGTGGGCGCCCAAAAACTACATCGAGAAAG TGGTGGCCATCTACGACTACAGCAAGGACAAAGACGACGAGCTCTCCTTCATGGAGGGCGCCATCATTTACGTGGTGAAGAAGAACGACGACGGCTGGTACGAGGGCGTCAGCGCCGGCGTCACCGGACTCTTCCCCGGCAACTATGTGGAGAGCATCATACACTACGCCGACTAA
- the abi1a gene encoding abl interactor 1a isoform X1, translating into MAELQMLLDEEIPAGKRALVESYQNLTRVADYCENNYVQAQDKRKALEETKAYTTQSLASVAYQINALANNVLQLLDIQASQLRRMESSINHISQTVDIHKEKVARREIGILTTNKNTARTHKIIAPANMERPVRYIRKPIDYAVLDDVGHGVKQHGNNQSIRAGTLSRTNPPTQKPPSPPMSGRGTLGRNASYKTLEPVKPPTVPNDYMTSPARLGSQHGAQHSPGRTASLNQRQRTHSGSSGGSSSRENSGSSGIGIPIAVPTPSIPNSGTVPFISSPPGGPPPPPPLPPPAGLGPPPPPPPPPPPLAVAPGPGLGPAPMSQFGTVSRQISRHNPANSSASTVSATGTYRRAPSVTSQFSLQQQQQQPHINGGTPAYSHNSMCVAPPPPPPMPQLTPQIPLTGFVARMQESISDAPTPPPPPPPDDMGMFDESPPPPPPPPVDYEEEDASVVHYNDPYADGDPQWAPKNYIEKVVAIYDYSKDKDDELSFMEGAIIYVVKKNDDGWYEGVSAGVTGLFPGNYVESIIHYAD; encoded by the exons GCTCAGGACAAGAGGAAAGCGTTGGAGGAGACCAAAGCCTACACCACGCAGTCTCTGGCTAGCGTAGCCTACCAGATCAATGCCTTAGCTAACAATGTACTTCAGCTGCTGGACATCCAGGCCTCGCAGCTGCGCCGCATGGAGTCCTCCATCAACCACATCTCGCAG ACGGTGGACATTCACAAAGAGAAAGTGGCCCGTCGGGAGATCGGCATCCTGACCACCAACAAGAACACGGCGAGAACCCACAAGATCATCGCGCCGGCTAATATGGAGCGGCCGGTGCGCTACATCAGGAAGCCCATCGACTACGCCGTGCTGGACGACGTCGGACACGGAGTTAAG CAACATGGAAACAATCAGTCGATCCGAGCGGGCACGCTATCGCGGACCAACCCGCCCACGCAGAAACCACCCAGTCCGCCCATGTCGGGGCGCGGCACGCTCGG ACGCAACGCCTCCTACAAAACCTTGGAGCCGGTGAAGCCCCCCACGGTGCCCAACGACTACATGACCAGCCCGGCTCGTTTGGGCAGCCAGCACGGCGCGCAGCACAGCCCCGGACGCACGGCCTCGCTCAACCAGAGGCAGCGCACGCACAG TGGCAGCAGCGGCGGCAGCAGCAGCCGAGAAAACAGCGGCAGCAGCGGCATCGGCATTCCCATCGCAGTGCCTACTCCCTCCATTCCTAACTCTGGAACAG TCCCGTTCATCAGCTCCCCCCCAGGTGGGCCTCCCCCACCTCCACCTCTTCCTCCTCCGGCCGGGCTCGGCcctccgccgccgccgccgccgcctcctCCTCCCTTAG CGGTCGCCCCCGGTCCGGGCTTGGGCCCCGCCCCCATGTCGCAGTTCGGCACGGTGTCGCGTCAGATTTCGCGGCACAACCCGGCCAACTCGTCGGCGTCCACGGTGTCGGCCACCGGCACGTACCGCCGGGCGCCGTCCGTCACCTCGCAGTTCTCcctgcagcagcagcaacagcagcCTCATATTAACGGGGGCACGCCCGCTTACAGCCACAACTCAA TGTGCGTGGCTCCGCCTCCTCCTCCCCCCATGCCCCAGCTGACGCCACAGATCCCGCTGACTGGCTTTGTGGCCAGGATGCAGGAGAGCA TCTCCGACGCCCCGACTCCGCCCCCGCCTCCCCCGCCGGACGACATGGGAATGTTCGACGAGTCCCCGCCTCCGCCGCCCCCGCCCCCGGTGGACTACGAGGAGGAGGACGCCTCGGTGGTGCACTACAACGACCCCTACGCCGACGGGGACCCCCAGTGGGCGCCCAAAAACTACATCGAGAAAG TGGTGGCCATCTACGACTACAGCAAGGACAAAGACGACGAGCTCTCCTTCATGGAGGGCGCCATCATTTACGTGGTGAAGAAGAACGACGACGGCTGGTACGAGGGCGTCAGCGCCGGCGTCACCGGACTCTTCCCCGGCAACTATGTGGAGAGCATCATACACTACGCCGACTAA
- the abi1a gene encoding abl interactor 1a isoform X2 translates to MAELQMLLDEEIPAGKRALVESYQNLTRVADYCENNYVQAQDKRKALEETKAYTTQSLASVAYQINALANNVLQLLDIQASQLRRMESSINHISQTVDIHKEKVARREIGILTTNKNTARTHKIIAPANMERPVRYIRKPIDYAVLDDVGHGVKWMKAKQHGNNQSIRAGTLSRTNPPTQKPPSPPMSGRGTLGRNASYKTLEPVKPPTVPNDYMTSPARLGSQHGAQHSPGRTASLNQRQRTHSGSSGGSSSRENSGSSGIGIPIAVPTPSIPNSGTVPFISSPPGGPPPPPPLPPPAGLGPPPPPPPPPPPLAVAPGPGLGPAPMSQFGTVSRQISRHNPANSSASTVSATGTYRRAPSVTSQFSLQQQQQQPHINGGTPAYSHNSISDAPTPPPPPPPDDMGMFDESPPPPPPPPVDYEEEDASVVHYNDPYADGDPQWAPKNYIEKVVAIYDYSKDKDDELSFMEGAIIYVVKKNDDGWYEGVSAGVTGLFPGNYVESIIHYAD, encoded by the exons GCTCAGGACAAGAGGAAAGCGTTGGAGGAGACCAAAGCCTACACCACGCAGTCTCTGGCTAGCGTAGCCTACCAGATCAATGCCTTAGCTAACAATGTACTTCAGCTGCTGGACATCCAGGCCTCGCAGCTGCGCCGCATGGAGTCCTCCATCAACCACATCTCGCAG ACGGTGGACATTCACAAAGAGAAAGTGGCCCGTCGGGAGATCGGCATCCTGACCACCAACAAGAACACGGCGAGAACCCACAAGATCATCGCGCCGGCTAATATGGAGCGGCCGGTGCGCTACATCAGGAAGCCCATCGACTACGCCGTGCTGGACGACGTCGGACACGGAGTTAAG TGGATGAAAGCCAAG CAACATGGAAACAATCAGTCGATCCGAGCGGGCACGCTATCGCGGACCAACCCGCCCACGCAGAAACCACCCAGTCCGCCCATGTCGGGGCGCGGCACGCTCGG ACGCAACGCCTCCTACAAAACCTTGGAGCCGGTGAAGCCCCCCACGGTGCCCAACGACTACATGACCAGCCCGGCTCGTTTGGGCAGCCAGCACGGCGCGCAGCACAGCCCCGGACGCACGGCCTCGCTCAACCAGAGGCAGCGCACGCACAG TGGCAGCAGCGGCGGCAGCAGCAGCCGAGAAAACAGCGGCAGCAGCGGCATCGGCATTCCCATCGCAGTGCCTACTCCCTCCATTCCTAACTCTGGAACAG TCCCGTTCATCAGCTCCCCCCCAGGTGGGCCTCCCCCACCTCCACCTCTTCCTCCTCCGGCCGGGCTCGGCcctccgccgccgccgccgccgcctcctCCTCCCTTAG CGGTCGCCCCCGGTCCGGGCTTGGGCCCCGCCCCCATGTCGCAGTTCGGCACGGTGTCGCGTCAGATTTCGCGGCACAACCCGGCCAACTCGTCGGCGTCCACGGTGTCGGCCACCGGCACGTACCGCCGGGCGCCGTCCGTCACCTCGCAGTTCTCcctgcagcagcagcaacagcagcCTCATATTAACGGGGGCACGCCCGCTTACAGCCACAACTCAA TCTCCGACGCCCCGACTCCGCCCCCGCCTCCCCCGCCGGACGACATGGGAATGTTCGACGAGTCCCCGCCTCCGCCGCCCCCGCCCCCGGTGGACTACGAGGAGGAGGACGCCTCGGTGGTGCACTACAACGACCCCTACGCCGACGGGGACCCCCAGTGGGCGCCCAAAAACTACATCGAGAAAG TGGTGGCCATCTACGACTACAGCAAGGACAAAGACGACGAGCTCTCCTTCATGGAGGGCGCCATCATTTACGTGGTGAAGAAGAACGACGACGGCTGGTACGAGGGCGTCAGCGCCGGCGTCACCGGACTCTTCCCCGGCAACTATGTGGAGAGCATCATACACTACGCCGACTAA
- the abi1a gene encoding abl interactor 1a isoform X3 codes for MAELQMLLDEEIPAGKRALVESYQNLTRVADYCENNYVQAQDKRKALEETKAYTTQSLASVAYQINALANNVLQLLDIQASQLRRMESSINHISQTVDIHKEKVARREIGILTTNKNTARTHKIIAPANMERPVRYIRKPIDYAVLDDVGHGVKWMKAKQHGNNQSIRAGTLSRTNPPTQKPPSPPMSGRGTLGRNASYKTLEPVKPPTVPNDYMTSPARLGSQHGAQHSPGRTASLNQRQRTHSGSSGGSSSRENSGSSGIGIPIAVPTPSIPNSGTAVAPGPGLGPAPMSQFGTVSRQISRHNPANSSASTVSATGTYRRAPSVTSQFSLQQQQQQPHINGGTPAYSHNSMCVAPPPPPPMPQLTPQIPLTGFVARMQESISDAPTPPPPPPPDDMGMFDESPPPPPPPPVDYEEEDASVVHYNDPYADGDPQWAPKNYIEKVVAIYDYSKDKDDELSFMEGAIIYVVKKNDDGWYEGVSAGVTGLFPGNYVESIIHYAD; via the exons GCTCAGGACAAGAGGAAAGCGTTGGAGGAGACCAAAGCCTACACCACGCAGTCTCTGGCTAGCGTAGCCTACCAGATCAATGCCTTAGCTAACAATGTACTTCAGCTGCTGGACATCCAGGCCTCGCAGCTGCGCCGCATGGAGTCCTCCATCAACCACATCTCGCAG ACGGTGGACATTCACAAAGAGAAAGTGGCCCGTCGGGAGATCGGCATCCTGACCACCAACAAGAACACGGCGAGAACCCACAAGATCATCGCGCCGGCTAATATGGAGCGGCCGGTGCGCTACATCAGGAAGCCCATCGACTACGCCGTGCTGGACGACGTCGGACACGGAGTTAAG TGGATGAAAGCCAAG CAACATGGAAACAATCAGTCGATCCGAGCGGGCACGCTATCGCGGACCAACCCGCCCACGCAGAAACCACCCAGTCCGCCCATGTCGGGGCGCGGCACGCTCGG ACGCAACGCCTCCTACAAAACCTTGGAGCCGGTGAAGCCCCCCACGGTGCCCAACGACTACATGACCAGCCCGGCTCGTTTGGGCAGCCAGCACGGCGCGCAGCACAGCCCCGGACGCACGGCCTCGCTCAACCAGAGGCAGCGCACGCACAG TGGCAGCAGCGGCGGCAGCAGCAGCCGAGAAAACAGCGGCAGCAGCGGCATCGGCATTCCCATCGCAGTGCCTACTCCCTCCATTCCTAACTCTGGAACAG CGGTCGCCCCCGGTCCGGGCTTGGGCCCCGCCCCCATGTCGCAGTTCGGCACGGTGTCGCGTCAGATTTCGCGGCACAACCCGGCCAACTCGTCGGCGTCCACGGTGTCGGCCACCGGCACGTACCGCCGGGCGCCGTCCGTCACCTCGCAGTTCTCcctgcagcagcagcaacagcagcCTCATATTAACGGGGGCACGCCCGCTTACAGCCACAACTCAA TGTGCGTGGCTCCGCCTCCTCCTCCCCCCATGCCCCAGCTGACGCCACAGATCCCGCTGACTGGCTTTGTGGCCAGGATGCAGGAGAGCA TCTCCGACGCCCCGACTCCGCCCCCGCCTCCCCCGCCGGACGACATGGGAATGTTCGACGAGTCCCCGCCTCCGCCGCCCCCGCCCCCGGTGGACTACGAGGAGGAGGACGCCTCGGTGGTGCACTACAACGACCCCTACGCCGACGGGGACCCCCAGTGGGCGCCCAAAAACTACATCGAGAAAG TGGTGGCCATCTACGACTACAGCAAGGACAAAGACGACGAGCTCTCCTTCATGGAGGGCGCCATCATTTACGTGGTGAAGAAGAACGACGACGGCTGGTACGAGGGCGTCAGCGCCGGCGTCACCGGACTCTTCCCCGGCAACTATGTGGAGAGCATCATACACTACGCCGACTAA
- the abi1a gene encoding abl interactor 1a isoform X6, whose protein sequence is MAELQMLLDEEIPAGKRALVESYQNLTRVADYCENNYVQAQDKRKALEETKAYTTQSLASVAYQINALANNVLQLLDIQASQLRRMESSINHISQTVDIHKEKVARREIGILTTNKNTARTHKIIAPANMERPVRYIRKPIDYAVLDDVGHGVKQHGNNQSIRAGTLSRTNPPTQKPPSPPMSGRGTLGRNASYKTLEPVKPPTVPNDYMTSPARLGSQHGAQHSPGRTASLNQRQRTHSGSSGGSSSRENSGSSGIGIPIAVPTPSIPNSGTAVAPGPGLGPAPMSQFGTVSRQISRHNPANSSASTVSATGTYRRAPSVTSQFSLQQQQQQPHINGGTPAYSHNSISDAPTPPPPPPPDDMGMFDESPPPPPPPPVDYEEEDASVVHYNDPYADGDPQWAPKNYIEKVVAIYDYSKDKDDELSFMEGAIIYVVKKNDDGWYEGVSAGVTGLFPGNYVESIIHYAD, encoded by the exons GCTCAGGACAAGAGGAAAGCGTTGGAGGAGACCAAAGCCTACACCACGCAGTCTCTGGCTAGCGTAGCCTACCAGATCAATGCCTTAGCTAACAATGTACTTCAGCTGCTGGACATCCAGGCCTCGCAGCTGCGCCGCATGGAGTCCTCCATCAACCACATCTCGCAG ACGGTGGACATTCACAAAGAGAAAGTGGCCCGTCGGGAGATCGGCATCCTGACCACCAACAAGAACACGGCGAGAACCCACAAGATCATCGCGCCGGCTAATATGGAGCGGCCGGTGCGCTACATCAGGAAGCCCATCGACTACGCCGTGCTGGACGACGTCGGACACGGAGTTAAG CAACATGGAAACAATCAGTCGATCCGAGCGGGCACGCTATCGCGGACCAACCCGCCCACGCAGAAACCACCCAGTCCGCCCATGTCGGGGCGCGGCACGCTCGG ACGCAACGCCTCCTACAAAACCTTGGAGCCGGTGAAGCCCCCCACGGTGCCCAACGACTACATGACCAGCCCGGCTCGTTTGGGCAGCCAGCACGGCGCGCAGCACAGCCCCGGACGCACGGCCTCGCTCAACCAGAGGCAGCGCACGCACAG TGGCAGCAGCGGCGGCAGCAGCAGCCGAGAAAACAGCGGCAGCAGCGGCATCGGCATTCCCATCGCAGTGCCTACTCCCTCCATTCCTAACTCTGGAACAG CGGTCGCCCCCGGTCCGGGCTTGGGCCCCGCCCCCATGTCGCAGTTCGGCACGGTGTCGCGTCAGATTTCGCGGCACAACCCGGCCAACTCGTCGGCGTCCACGGTGTCGGCCACCGGCACGTACCGCCGGGCGCCGTCCGTCACCTCGCAGTTCTCcctgcagcagcagcaacagcagcCTCATATTAACGGGGGCACGCCCGCTTACAGCCACAACTCAA TCTCCGACGCCCCGACTCCGCCCCCGCCTCCCCCGCCGGACGACATGGGAATGTTCGACGAGTCCCCGCCTCCGCCGCCCCCGCCCCCGGTGGACTACGAGGAGGAGGACGCCTCGGTGGTGCACTACAACGACCCCTACGCCGACGGGGACCCCCAGTGGGCGCCCAAAAACTACATCGAGAAAG TGGTGGCCATCTACGACTACAGCAAGGACAAAGACGACGAGCTCTCCTTCATGGAGGGCGCCATCATTTACGTGGTGAAGAAGAACGACGACGGCTGGTACGAGGGCGTCAGCGCCGGCGTCACCGGACTCTTCCCCGGCAACTATGTGGAGAGCATCATACACTACGCCGACTAA
- the abi1a gene encoding abl interactor 1a isoform X10, giving the protein MAELQMLLDEEIPAGKRALVESYQNLTRVADYCENNYVQAQDKRKALEETKAYTTQSLASVAYQINALANNVLQLLDIQASQLRRMESSINHISQTVDIHKEKVARREIGILTTNKNTARTHKIIAPANMERPVRYIRKPIDYAVLDDVGHGVKWMKAKQHGNNQSIRAGTLSRTNPPTQKPPSPPMSGRGTLGRNASYKTLEPVKPPTVPNDYMTSPARLGSQHGAQHSPGRTASLNQRQRTHSGSSGGSSSRENSGSSGIGIPIAVPTPSIPNSGTVPFISSPPGGPPPPPPLPPPAGLGPPPPPPPPPPPLAVAPGPGLGPAPMSQFGTVSRQISRHNPANSSASTVSATGTYRRAPSVTSQFSLQQQQQQPHINGGTPAYSHNSMCVAPPPPPPMPQLTPQIPLTGFVARMQESISDAPTPPPPPPPDDMGMFDESPPPPPPPPVDYEEEDASVVHYNDPYADGDPQWAPKNYIEKVVAIYDYSKDKDDELSFMEGAIIYVVKKNDDGWYEGVSAGVTGLFPGNYVESIIHYAD; this is encoded by the exons GCTCAGGACAAGAGGAAAGCGTTGGAGGAGACCAAAGCCTACACCACGCAGTCTCTGGCTAGCGTAGCCTACCAGATCAATGCCTTAGCTAACAATGTACTTCAGCTGCTGGACATCCAGGCCTCGCAGCTGCGCCGCATGGAGTCCTCCATCAACCACATCTCGCAG ACGGTGGACATTCACAAAGAGAAAGTGGCCCGTCGGGAGATCGGCATCCTGACCACCAACAAGAACACGGCGAGAACCCACAAGATCATCGCGCCGGCTAATATGGAGCGGCCGGTGCGCTACATCAGGAAGCCCATCGACTACGCCGTGCTGGACGACGTCGGACACGGAGTTAAG TGGATGAAAGCCAAG CAACATGGAAACAATCAGTCGATCCGAGCGGGCACGCTATCGCGGACCAACCCGCCCACGCAGAAACCACCCAGTCCGCCCATGTCGGGGCGCGGCACGCTCGG ACGCAACGCCTCCTACAAAACCTTGGAGCCGGTGAAGCCCCCCACGGTGCCCAACGACTACATGACCAGCCCGGCTCGTTTGGGCAGCCAGCACGGCGCGCAGCACAGCCCCGGACGCACGGCCTCGCTCAACCAGAGGCAGCGCACGCACAG TGGCAGCAGCGGCGGCAGCAGCAGCCGAGAAAACAGCGGCAGCAGCGGCATCGGCATTCCCATCGCAGTGCCTACTCCCTCCATTCCTAACTCTGGAACAG TCCCGTTCATCAGCTCCCCCCCAGGTGGGCCTCCCCCACCTCCACCTCTTCCTCCTCCGGCCGGGCTCGGCcctccgccgccgccgccgccgcctcctCCTCCCTTAG CGGTCGCCCCCGGTCCGGGCTTGGGCCCCGCCCCCATGTCGCAGTTCGGCACGGTGTCGCGTCAGATTTCGCGGCACAACCCGGCCAACTCGTCGGCGTCCACGGTGTCGGCCACCGGCACGTACCGCCGGGCGCCGTCCGTCACCTCGCAGTTCTCcctgcagcagcagcaacagcagcCTCATATTAACGGGGGCACGCCCGCTTACAGCCACAACTCAA TGTGCGTGGCTCCGCCTCCTCCTCCCCCCATGCCCCAGCTGACGCCACAGATCCCGCTGACTGGCTTTGTGGCCAGGATGCAGGAGAGCA TCTCCGACGCCCCGACTCCGCCCCCGCCTCCCCCGCCGGACGACATGGGAATGTTCGACGAGTCCCCGCCTCCGCCGCCCCCGCCCCCGGTGGACTACGAGGAGGAGGACGCCTCGGTGGTGCACTACAACGACCCCTACGCCGACGGGGACCCCCAGTGGGCGCCCAAAAACTACATCGAGAAAG TGGTGGCCATCTACGACTACAGCAAGGACAAAGACGACGAGCTCTCCTTCATGGAGGGCGCCATCATTTACGTGGTGAAGAAGAACGACGACGGCTGGTACGAGGGCGTCAGCGCCGGCGTCACCGGACTCTTCCCCGGCAACTATGTGGAGAGCATCATACACTACGCCGACTAA
- the abi1a gene encoding abl interactor 1a isoform X9, whose translation MAELQMLLDEEIPAGKRALVESYQNLTRVADYCENNYVQAQDKRKALEETKAYTTQSLASVAYQINALANNVLQLLDIQASQLRRMESSINHISQTVDIHKEKVARREIGILTTNKNTARTHKIIAPANMERPVRYIRKPIDYAVLDDVGHGVKQHGNNQSIRAGTLSRTNPPTQKPPSPPMSGRGTLGRNASYKTLEPVKPPTVPNDYMTSPARLGSQHGAQHSPGRTASLNQRQRTHSGSSGGSSSRENSGSSGIGIPIAVPTPSIPNSGTVSDAPTPPPPPPPDDMGMFDESPPPPPPPPVDYEEEDASVVHYNDPYADGDPQWAPKNYIEKVVAIYDYSKDKDDELSFMEGAIIYVVKKNDDGWYEGVSAGVTGLFPGNYVESIIHYAD comes from the exons GCTCAGGACAAGAGGAAAGCGTTGGAGGAGACCAAAGCCTACACCACGCAGTCTCTGGCTAGCGTAGCCTACCAGATCAATGCCTTAGCTAACAATGTACTTCAGCTGCTGGACATCCAGGCCTCGCAGCTGCGCCGCATGGAGTCCTCCATCAACCACATCTCGCAG ACGGTGGACATTCACAAAGAGAAAGTGGCCCGTCGGGAGATCGGCATCCTGACCACCAACAAGAACACGGCGAGAACCCACAAGATCATCGCGCCGGCTAATATGGAGCGGCCGGTGCGCTACATCAGGAAGCCCATCGACTACGCCGTGCTGGACGACGTCGGACACGGAGTTAAG CAACATGGAAACAATCAGTCGATCCGAGCGGGCACGCTATCGCGGACCAACCCGCCCACGCAGAAACCACCCAGTCCGCCCATGTCGGGGCGCGGCACGCTCGG ACGCAACGCCTCCTACAAAACCTTGGAGCCGGTGAAGCCCCCCACGGTGCCCAACGACTACATGACCAGCCCGGCTCGTTTGGGCAGCCAGCACGGCGCGCAGCACAGCCCCGGACGCACGGCCTCGCTCAACCAGAGGCAGCGCACGCACAG TGGCAGCAGCGGCGGCAGCAGCAGCCGAGAAAACAGCGGCAGCAGCGGCATCGGCATTCCCATCGCAGTGCCTACTCCCTCCATTCCTAACTCTGGAACAG TCTCCGACGCCCCGACTCCGCCCCCGCCTCCCCCGCCGGACGACATGGGAATGTTCGACGAGTCCCCGCCTCCGCCGCCCCCGCCCCCGGTGGACTACGAGGAGGAGGACGCCTCGGTGGTGCACTACAACGACCCCTACGCCGACGGGGACCCCCAGTGGGCGCCCAAAAACTACATCGAGAAAG TGGTGGCCATCTACGACTACAGCAAGGACAAAGACGACGAGCTCTCCTTCATGGAGGGCGCCATCATTTACGTGGTGAAGAAGAACGACGACGGCTGGTACGAGGGCGTCAGCGCCGGCGTCACCGGACTCTTCCCCGGCAACTATGTGGAGAGCATCATACACTACGCCGACTAA